The Drosophila suzukii chromosome X, CBGP_Dsuzu_IsoJpt1.0, whole genome shotgun sequence DNA window ccccccccccccatacCCCTCCTGCTTCTTCTTGTGCCTCACAGAAGCAAAtgtgcaacagcagcagcaacacgaGCAACAACAACGCGTTGCAGCAACAACTGATAAGGCTTCGTGTGTCTGCATTCTAATATTTACACAATTGGACACTCGACATCGATCGAGGCGATCCAAGATACACTGGGAAAAAGTGGGCTCTTCGGTCTCTTACACTGGAAAAAAACCTCAAAAGCTGAGTTGTCTTACGAAATAAATActgtttaattaaaaagttaacATTCTTGATAGCAATATCGGAAGTCCTGACTCagatcatatcatatcataatTTAATTACTGTTCCAACTAACACTCACAGCTCCATAATAATGctgataatatttattttgtaaagaTATCATATGCAACATTTAATAATGATCTTTAACATTTAGCACTTCTATAGAACAGCACCTAGGattcggtcatatttttttccgtGCAGATATCGAACTGAAGACGTAGCGATTTGTGTGCACTCgctttgtttgttgtttgctGCGGATTGTGTGAAGAACATGATAGTTTATGGTTTATAGCTATCTAAACATAGGCCCGTGCGTGTGCGTATGCGTTTAAGTACCCCGGAGAAGTTTACATTACTCTGGATCTGAACCGGGATCGCGGCGAGGGGAGGGGGGCGGACGTCGATTGGCGTTCGATTCGTATTCACAATCACATCCACAATAGAAGCTTCAGTTTCCACTTTGGTACCCATTCCGTAAGCATTTCCACGTACAGCCTGGGACGGAACAATAGCAAAGTAAACACATTTTTCCAGAATTCAGTTAAACAAAGGTATTTAGTTTTCCAAATAGGGTTTCAGGTTCAAAAGCACACGTAAAGTtttctaaataaaaataagaggTAGTCGAAAGAACGCAATAGTATAAAATAGTATATTAAATACTAATTAATTTTTGAACTGTTCTCACTATGGTTCTTCATTTTTGAAATGTAGTACCTCACATgctaataattaaaataataattattgttTGGCGATATAGTGCAAAGGTTTGGTGGGTTTGTTTATTGGGGATTGCGATTTCTACTAACGCAATTCTAGGGATTTGAAACTTACAAATTACTTGTATGTTAGGTGAAGGCGATATGGCGCTATAGTTTTCTCCGAAACTGTATGTTTTCTGTGTAGCCGACTGCAATTCCCGGACTACTGGCCGGCATGAAAACAAACAACGAATTCGTATTCGTGCCGTTGCCAAAGAGTTTTCCCCGAACcgtttgtttttccttttcaaaAGCAAACGATACTCAATTTTCCCCAACAGACGACCCGCACTCTGACCCTCGGAAAACTAGAGAGGCATTCAGAAAATAGACTTGATTAATTAAGACTACGACCGATCGAAACTCTGACGTCGTGTGACCCTAGTTCACCGGGGTTTGACTCATTTTCCTTAACGGGTTATGGGGGCGAGGCAAGCGCGGAGCATTGTAGTAATGATTCAGGGTCCGTGGCCCATGAGTGTGTTTTTATTGTACGCATAGATTCGATCTATGTACATTTTTTGTACACAATAATCTAGAGTGAGTCTCGCATAAGTTGTGCGCTACTCGCAGTTTTCCGATTCGAATGGATGCTGCCCATTTATTATCCAGAAAATTGCCAGAGGAAACTATGcacccacacacacgcacgGCCCAAGAACCGAAAAGTTTTCAGTTTCGAAAATGCCCGGAGAGGTGCGTACGTCTCGAAATCAGGGCTGCGAACAGGAACTATTTTGTACCAGACCCAACTCATGAAATATTTTAgcatcatatcatatcatatcatgaATATTATTTAGGGTATCAATTTTAAACAGAAAACGGAAAGTGGTATGAAAATagaattataaaaacaaacggACTTTACAAGAGCACGTTTCCGATTCTGTTTGTTCAACTGACAAACGTGACTATATTAGCAATTAAACTTGAACTTTCCTTGTAATGGATGACTGTTTCAGTTATGAGATATAAATATATCAGAATTGCTTCGTTTTGAAtgttatttttaatgaaaaggAAATGCGTAACTGATAAGGAATGCAGTGGAACCAACTCCCCATTGATATACCAAGGTTAGGTTTGacttatatttaataacttaactTATAAAAAACCTTACATttcaaaatttcaaaaacgaAGCATTTTAAAGCACTGGTAGCCCTGGTTTAAGTATTTGGAAATTCcaaaaaacagcaacaacagcatcATGACCCCGTCAGAATATCGGGGGGCGGAATGGGGGGATGGGTGGCATAGAAGGGGGGGCGGCGAAAGAAACAACACCGAATAGGAACAATGTAAACAAAGCGCCCATTCCACAGGCAAATTACCAAATTACCCGATGATGAAGTCAATTGTTgtatacaataaaaatgtgtgttgttgctgctgctgctctgatattcttttgttttccttttttcgaAAGTTTTTCTAGTTCGCCTGCtgtttttttcggttttttttttttttttggttttctcaATATTTTGTACGCTTGGCTGGCGGCGGCTGCCTTCGGACCCACTTTTTGGGTGGGAACAATGTGGATGTGTGAACGCGGAGAATTCAGTTTTAGTACAAATTCGGCGCAGGAACGAGCAACGCGCCCTCTTGCCGACCACAAAGTGCCACGCCACGCCACGCCACGCGATGTTTCCACCCGGCCGGAGTCCGCTTCCGATCTCGCTACCGCTGTCAGTTCCGGATACCCTTGCGATCAGCCAGGACGACCCGGGAGTTCCTCTCTCGGAAGAGGAGAGTCTGGACCTAGACGGAGACCTGGGTCTGAATCTGAATTTAAATCTCGGTGGTGGGCGGCAGGAGCTCTTCGAGGGCTACTCGGAAGAGCTGCTGACCATTGCCTGGGTGGCCTGCATCGTTTTCATCATCGTCGGCGTTCCCGGCAACCTGCTGACCATCGTGGCCCTCTCGAGGGGCCGCCAGACGCGCAACTCCACGGCCATATTCATCATCAACCTGTCCTGCTCGGACCTGCTCTTCGGCTGCTTCAATCTTCCGCTGGCCGCCTCCACCTTCATGGAGCGGGCCTGGACCCACAGTGATCTGCTGTGCAGGCTCTTCCCAATGCTGCGATATGGCTTGCTGGCGGTATCCCTGCTCTCCGTGTCGCTGATCACCATCAACCGGTACATCATCATCGCCCATCCAAGGCAGTATCCAAGGTGAGATTAGTTATACGATGGTATAACGGATCTGTAATGGAACTAAAATAGGTTTACTAACCGCGAATTCCTCCTACATTCACTAGAGGGATATCTATTTATTATAAGTTTCCATAAAGTAGAATTCTATACGATTTATAATACAACTAAAATGGGTTTATTTACAACGAATTCCATTATTTATACATTTCCATAAAATAGTATTCTATTCCGATTAACTTACTTATGGTTACCTTATTTACCTCGAAATCCTCCTACATTCTCTAGTGGGTTATCTATTAGTTATACATCTCCATAAAACAGTATTCAATTCCTACTTGCTTACTTGTGGTAACCTCCCACTTAATCTGTTTAGACCCACACATTTCCAATTGATTTTCCGAATTAAGATAAACATTGGTTTCGGTGTTTATAAAAAGAAGACAATGGGTTTTGTTTCAAATGTTTTTTTCGAATTAACTAAAAACGTGAAGATAATTAACTAAAGTCAAATGCAAAAAAATGTCGGGTCAACAGCCTCAAATTATTACAGTTTGATGAAGGCAATAAAAGAATAAGCTGGAAAGGCATATAATTACTGAAGGAATAATGCTGGATGTACAGGTTCTATGAAGTAATCAATTCCAGAAGTAACTGAGGTATAGTCATAGATTGAGTCagtaaaaaacttttaaatactttttacgtatatatattttaaacttgCTCTAACCTAATATCGTTAACCATTCCACAGGATCTACCAGCGACGATATTTGGCGCTGATGGTGGCCGGCACCTGGGTTATGACCTTCTCCATAATGATACCCACCTGGCGGGGCGTGTGGGGCATCTTTGGCCTGGACGCCAGCATCGGATCCTGCTCCATCCTGCACGACCAGTACGGCAGGTCGCCCAAGGAGTTCCTCTTCATCGCCGCCTTCATGGTGCCGTGCATCTGCATTGTGATCTGCTACGCCCGGATCTTCCTGCTGGTGCGACAGGCGGCCATTCGGGCGGGCACCGCTGGCAAGAGCAATGTCAGTGATGTGACCCCCAGTTCAACCACCCAGCACCAACACCAAGCTCCAGCCCAAGCTATGACCATGCAGAAGAAGCCGGAGAAGGCGAGCACGTCCAGCAGCGAGCCCCAAGAGACGATCCAAGGACGACCCTTTGCGGTGGACGAGCAGCTGGCGTACATCGATGACAATGCCTCTGCGGACAGTCTGCCCATCTCGTACAGCACTAGGAGAAGGGATCatgagcagcagcagcagcagcagcagccccCTGTTGATGCCAATGTGGTGCTCAAGGAGCGGGAGCGGGAGCAGGAGAAGATCAGCCTGGGACGCAGTCAAACGCAATTGGAGATGGCCAAGATGTCTGGGTGAGTGCCTTCTAGAGTTCCTAGACATCTCTCTCAACCTCCCGTGTCTGCCATTTTTTCCAGAAAGAACCCCATCACCACCTCGCTACGCACCTCCTTCACGCGATTCAGTCCGCGGAAATCACACTATGCCTCCATGGCCAACACCTCGAATGCCTCCTCCATTTACCCGGGCAGGATGAGTGCCAAGGACCGGAGGCTGCTCAAAATGATACTGGTGATCTTCGTGTGGTTCGTCATCTGCTACCTGCCCATCACGGTGGCCAAAATATGGAAGAGCGCCACCGAGGTGCACTGGTTCAATATCGCCGGCTACCTGCTCATCTATCTGACCACCTGCATCAACCCGCTGATCTATGTCCTGATGAGCTCCGAGTACCGAAGGGCCTACCGGAACCTGCTGCGCTGCCGTGGATCTTCCGATCCGCACACCCAGCGGAATAACGCCCATCCCGCCAATGCCAAGCGGAAGCACCTGGAGTCCAATCGCCAGGTGAAGGCCAACACGTGATTCCCTACCCTAACATCTACGCCGTTGCCTTC harbors:
- the LOC108016751 gene encoding G-protein coupled receptor moody isoform X2: MFPPGRSPLPISLPLSVPDTLAISQDDPGVPLSEEESLDLDGDLGLNLNLNLGGGRQELFEGYSEELLTIAWVACIVFIIVGVPGNLLTIVALSRGRQTRNSTAIFIINLSCSDLLFGCFNLPLAASTFMERAWTHSDLLCRLFPMLRYGLLAVSLLSVSLITINRYIIIAHPRQYPRIYQRRYLALMVAGTWVMTFSIMIPTWRGVWGIFGLDASIGSCSILHDQYGRSPKEFLFIAAFMVPCICIVICYARIFLLVRQAAIRAGTAGKSNVSDVTPSSTTQHQHQAPAQAMTMQKKPEKASTSSSEPQETIQGRPFAVDEQLAYIDDNASADSLPISYSTRRRDHEQQQQQQQPPVDANVVLKEREREQEKISLGRSQTQLEMAKMSGTPSPPRYAPPSRDSVRGNHTMPPWPTPRMPPPFTRAG
- the LOC108016751 gene encoding G-protein coupled receptor moody isoform X3; translated protein: MFPPGRSPLPISLPLSVPDTLAISQDDPGVPLSEEESLDLDGDLGLNLNLNLGGGRQELFEGYSEELLTIAWVACIVFIIVGVPGNLLTIVALSRGRQTRNSTAIFIINLSCSDLLFGCFNLPLAASTFMERAWTHSDLLCRLFPMLRYGLLAVSLLSVSLITINRYIIIAHPRQYPRIYQRRYLALMVAGTWVMTFSIMIPTWRGVWGIFGLDASIGSCSILHDQYGRSPKEFLFIAAFMVPCICIVICYARIFLLVRQAAIRAGTAGKSNVSDVTPSSTTQHQHQAPAQAMTMQKKPEKASTSSSEPQETIQGRPFAVDEQLAYIDDNASADSLPISYSTRRRDHEQQQQQQQPPVDANVVLKEREREQEKISLGRSQTQLEMAKMSGKNPITTSLRTSFTRFSPRKSHYASMANTSNASSIYPGRMSAKDRRLLKMILVIFVWFVICYLPITVAKIWKSATEVHWFNIAGYLLIYLTTCINPLIYVLMSSEYRRAYRNLLRCRGSSDPHTQRNNAHPANAKRKHLESNRQVKANT
- the LOC108016751 gene encoding G-protein coupled receptor moody isoform X1: MFPPGRSPLPISLPLSVPDTLAISQDDPGVPLSEEESLDLDGDLGLNLNLNLGGGRQELFEGYSEELLTIAWVACIVFIIVGVPGNLLTIVALSRGRQTRNSTAIFIINLSCSDLLFGCFNLPLAASTFMERAWTHSDLLCRLFPMLRYGLLAVSLLSVSLITINRYIIIAHPRQYPRIYQRRYLALMVAGTWVMTFSIMIPTWRGVWGIFGLDASIGSCSILHDQYGRSPKEFLFIAAFMVPCICIVICYARIFLLVRQAAIRAGTAGKSNVSDVTPSSTTQHQHQAPAQAMTMQKKPEKASTSSSEPQETIQGRPFAVDEQLAYIDDNASADSLPISYSTRRRDHEQQQQQQQPPVDANVVLKEREREQEKISLGRSQTQLEMAKIKNPITTSLRTSFTRFSPRKSHYASMANTSNASSIYPGRMSAKDRRLLKMILVIFVWFVICYLPITVAKIWKSATEVHWFNIAGYLLIYLTTCINPLIYVLMSSEYRRAYRNLLRCRGSSDPHTQRNNAHPANAKRKHLESNRQVKANT